Part of the Eshraghiella crossota genome is shown below.
GCCTGTGGGAGTGCATAAAACTTACCCGGATGATTTCTTGCCGGTACAAGATAATCCCTTGCTCCTTCAGGTGATGAACATGTAAGGATTGGTGTTGTTATTTCCATAAATCCAAGTGAGTTCATCTTGTTACGGAGTTCAGCAACTATTTTGCTTCTTAAAATAATATTGCCCTTAACCGCAGGATTTCTTAAATCAAGATAGCGGTATTTAAGTCTTGTATTCTCATCCGCATCCTTAGACTGGTTAATCTCAAACGGAAGTGCATTGTAACGGCACTTACCGAGAACCTCAATCTTAGATGGAACAACCTCAATTTCACCTGTAGGAAGTTCTGCATTCTTGCTTGAACGTTCCCTTACAACACCTGTTACCTGAATTGTAGATTCCTTATTGACAGAATCTATAACCGACATCATATCTTCTGTCTCGATAACAACCTGTGTTGTTCCGTAAAAGTCCCTTAAAATCAGGAAACCTAAGTTCTTACTTACCTTTCTAATATTCTCATACCAACCAACAACTGTTACGTCCTTACCGGCATCGGCAAGGCGGAGTTCTCCACAGTTGTGTGTTCTAGACTGTACCATAGATAGTTCCTCTCTTTATTTTACTATTGGATTTTTGTAAAATTCCTTAAATTCCTTGTACCCCTGTTCAATGAGGTTGTCCTTCTGGAATTTTTTATTTTTATTCATTCTTACAACAAGCACCTTGATTCCTTCTTCCCGAAGTTTCTGTGCTTCTTTGATAATATTACATAACATCTCTGATTGTATACCTTTTTCTACAAGAAAAGCAATACTATTTCCCTGATTTGGTATCTCAAAATTATTATCCATGAGAATAGTAATTATTCTTTCAAAACCAATTGAAAATCCGCAGGCCGGTGTCTCCTGTCCGGTAAATTTGCCCACCATCTTATCGTAACGTCCGCCACCGCCAACGCTGCTTCCGAATTCAGGAACTTCAATTTCAAAAATTGTTCCCGTGTAGTAAGACATTCCTCTTACAAGCGTAGGGTCAAATACTATATCAAAATCACAGTTCTTTGTTCCGTTGACGCTCTCAATAATCTCAAGAAGATTGTCTTTAGCCTCATCTGGAAGAAATTCAGCGATTGTATCCGCAAGATATAAAAGGCCGTTATCGGCTTTTTCAATTCCGTCAAAAAGACTTACATACTTCTCTACCGAAGCCGCATCATAGCCGTTGGCAATAAGATCTTCCTTAACGCCTTCAATTCCGATTTTGTCCATTTTATCAAGAATAATAAAAACATTATCGTAAGATTCTTCTGCAAATCCGCTGTATGCAGCCATTGCCTTAAGTATTCTTCTGTCATTTATTTTAATCTTGAAATTCTTAAAACCAATCCTGCCAAGCGTTGTGGTGGTTGCAAGAATCAGTTCTATCTCCGCAAGGTTGGTTGGTTCACCGAGTATATCTATGTCACACTGGTAAAACTGTCTGAATCTGCCTTTCTGAGGCCTGTCTGCTCTCCATACGCTTCCTATCTGAAGTGCTTTAAAAGGTGATGGCAGGGATGCCTGGTTATTGGAATAAAATCTTACAAGAGGTACCGTAAGGTCATATCTTAATCCTCCATCCACAAGGTCTGCCTCTGATGAAGCACTTTCAAGATTAAGTTTTTCTCCTCTTTTCATAATTTTGAAAATAAGTTTTTCATTTTCACCTCCCTGTTTACTTGAAAGGTTGGCAATATTTTCAACTGCCGGTGTTTCAATGGACGTAAAACCGAACTTTGAATATGTTTCCTTAATTATTCCGATAAGATAATCTCTTATCTGCATTTCCTTTGGCAGAATATCTTTCATACCTGTCATAGGTTTTTTAATCAGTGCCATTATTATATCCTCACTTTTTCATAATCTCTCTTGTTGTAAAATTAATCATCAGCCTGCTGTTCTTAATTTTCTCTATGGTTGAAGGCTCATGAATCAGACGTTGGAAAGCTAAAAATACTTCCATATCATAGCAATCTATCTCATCTATTATTATCTGCATCGCTGTTTCGATGTCAAATGCCCTTCGATACGGTCTGTCTGAAATCAGGGCGGTAAAAGTATCCGCAACACGCATCACTCTCGCACCAAACGGTATATCTTCGCCTTTTCTGTTTTCAGGATAACCGGTTCCGTCATAGTTCTCATGATGATACAAAACAGAATCAAGAACAAGATCCGAAAAATCATACTTTTTAAGTATATCATAACTTAACTTGGAATGCATTCTCATATATTCCGTTCCATCATCATTTTTATGGTCATCATCCTCGTTTCTGCCGTAAAGATACCTTGATAGTTTAAGTTTGCCTATATCATGGACAAGTCCGGCAAGTGCCAGTTCGTAACAAATGCTCTCGTCATAGCCCATCTCTTTGGCAAGAAGATATGTAAGATTGCTTACACACACTCCATGATTGATATTATCTTCAAAATCCGATAGAAGTGTTGCCTGAACCGGATTGGCTTTTGCTCTAATTCTCATTAAAAAAACTTCGCTTTCTTTCTATCATTTCATCTACACGTTCTATGTAATTAGATACATCTTTTACATTTTCTATACGTTCAACTCTGTTTTCATCCGGAAAAACTATTTTCGACTGTGCTCCCGCGCCAGCCGCATATATGGACTGTTTCTCTTCCATTATCAGGATGTTATATACACCTTTTTTGCCTTCTTTTGCATATCCCACATTTTCAAAATTACCTGCCATATTTTTCTGACGGTAAAGGTAATATGGTGTCATGCCCATCATATCGGCATATTCCTTTGTCATGGTTATTATTTCGTCCGTATTATCTATTCTGTAGTCTGCGTATGCTTCTTTCATATAGTTAAGCCTTGCGGCTCTTTTTATCGCCAGTGAATGAACCGTAAGATTGTCCGGGGATAATTTCATTATCTGTTCAAGGGTATTTCTCACATCTTCCTTATCTTCTCCCGGAAGTCCCACAATCATATCCATGTTAATGTTATCAAAACCACAGTCTCTCGCCATCTTAAACGTATCACATATCTGTTCTACGGTATGTCTTCTTCCTATCAGATCAAGGGTCTTCTGATTCATGGTCTGCGGATTGATTGAAATTCTTCCTATTCCGTGTTTTTTGATAACCTCAAGTTTATCACGGTCAATACTGTCCGGTCTGCCTGCTTCAACGGTAAATTCTTTAAGGTTGCTGTAATCAAAACAGCTTTCAAGGAAATCAAAAAGTCTTTCAAACTGATATGGTAAAAGTGTGGTGGGAGTTCCGCCGCCTATATATATGCTGTCAGGTCTTCTTCCTCTAAGATGTTCCGACAGATATTTAAGTTCTTTAAAAAGTGCGTCAAGATAGCTGTCTACTTTGTCCTTCCACATGCTTATGGGATAGGAGGTAAAAGAACAGTAAAGACATGTAGTAGGACAGAACGGAATACCTATATACAGACTATATCCATTCTTATAATCCAGTGTCTTTAACAGTTCATTTTCGTTTGCAGCAACCTCAAGGCTAAGTAAAGATTTCTTTTCATTAACAAGATATTCTTCTTCAAGATGTCTGATTATTGTCTTATCATCAACACCTTCTTCAACCATGGCAAGTGGTATCTTAACAGGACGTATTCCCGTAAGAGTTCCCCATGGCAGGGACTTGCCCGTAAGAGAGGAATATATTCCGTAAAGTTCTCTTTTCAGTCTGTTTCTGGTTCTTTTCTTATCCTCATATACATCATATTCAAAAGAAGCCCCGGTTATATCTGCACCTGTAACGCTTCCCTTTACCTTTTTGCCATCAACAAATACTGCTATGGAAAGTTCGGGATTATCGCAATTTTCCGTCGTAATTCTTGTATCGGGATAAAATGCCTGTGTCATGACCCTGACATCATTTTCATAATCTTTTGTATTAATACTAAAAAAAATCATTTTATATCCTATCTTACAAAAGGGTTATATTTTTTCTCATGCCCTATAGTGGTTGCCTCCGAATGTCCAGGATATACCTTGACATCATCGGGAAGAGTATATAATTTCTCTTTAATTGAAGCGATAAGGGCAAATGTACTTCCTCCCTTGAAATCACTTCTTCCGACTGATTCGCAAAACAGTGTATCTCCCGAAAAGAGCACACCTTCATCCATAAAATAATAGCACATTCCGCCTATTGTATGTCCCGGAACTTCAAATGCCTTAATTCTGAAACCACCGGCTTCAAATTCTTCTCCGTCCTTAAGGTACACATCTGCACTGAAGGTTCTGCCCTCACCCATAAAGCCTGATGTAAGATTGGCCTCCGGGTCTTCTAATACAGCCTTTTCCGTATTTCCTATATATGCTTTTACATTGAAACGTTCCCTTACTTCATCAAGGGCAAGCACATGATCAAAATGTCCGTGGGTAATAAGAATGCCTTCAACGTTTATCTGTAATCTGGCAACACGTTCAATAATTCTGACAGGGTCTCCGGCCGGATCAATAATAAGGCCTCTTTTAGTCTCGTCATCATATACATAATAGGTATTGGTAGCACACATTCCTATTATATTATGTTCAATTTTTATCATACACTAACCTCTCGTTCTCTCGATATCCAGAACTCCTTCAACATTTCTTAATTTATCAAAAAGTTCCCTGAGTGCATCTACGCCACTTATTTCAAAACTAAGTTCAAGTGTTGCCGTTCCTGTCTTGCTTGTACGGCAGTTCATAGTCTTAACATCAATCTTTCTCTCTGTAAGTATCTTTGAAATGTCTACAATAAGGCCTGTTCTGTTATTTGCATATATTTTAATATCTGTTGTATATCTTTCTTCTGAATTTTCATAATCAAGTTTCTGCCATTCCGCGTCAATAAGTCTTGATTTATCAAGTTCAGACATGTTAATTACGTTAATACAATCCGTGGTATGGATTGATATTCCTCTTCCTCTTGTTACAAAACCTACGATTTCATCACCCGGAACAGGATTACAGCATTTTGAAAACCTGACTGCCACATCATGTATGCCCTTAACAACAATTCCGGTCTTAGATGGCTTACCGTCAGCCTTCTGTTTTATGGTACTTTCGGAGTTGTCTGCAAGAATATCCGCATCGGTAATTTCTTCCCTATGCTTCTTATCGTATTCTTCCTGAAGTTTACCAACAACCTGGCCTTCCTTAAGTCCGCCGTGTCCTACAGCGGCAAGTACGGAATCCCAATCCCTGAATCCATACTTTGTCATAGTCTTTTCTATGAATTCAGGCTTAAGAAGATCTGATAAAACAATGTTTTTTGTCTTACAGTAATTATGGATAAGGTCTTTTCCTTTTAAAATATTATCTTCTTTAAGTTCAGCCTTGAACCATGAATTAATTTTGTTCTTAGCCTGCGGGCTTTTTACTACTTTAAGCCAGTCACGGCTTGGTCCTTTAGAATTCTGGGACGTAATAACTTCGATTCTGTCACCGTTTTTTATCTTGTAATCAATAGGTACCAGCTTGCCGTTTACTTTGGCACCCACCATTTTATTACCTACAGCCGAATGTATGCTGTATGCAAAATCAATAGGAGTGGAGCCTGCCGGCAGGTTCTTGACATCTCCCTGTGGAGTAAAACAATACACACTGTCCGAGAATAAATCAAGGTCGCTCTTTATTATGCTTAAAAATTCCTTGTTATCGGACATATCCCTCTGCCATTCAAGAATCTGTCTTAACCATGTAAGCTTTGCTTCCTCGCTGTCATCACCCTTTGTACCGTCAATATTTTCTTTATATTTCCAATGGGCTGCGATACCATATTCAGCGGTTCTGTGCATCTCGTAAGTACGGATCTGTATCTCAAACGGCTGTCCTGTCTGGGATATAAGCGTTGTATGCAAAGACTGGTACATATTTGGCTTAGGCATAGCAATATAATCCTTAAATCGTCCCGGTATAGGCTTATACATCTCATGGATAAGTCCTAACACCGCATAACAGTCTTTGATTGTATCAACAATAATTCTTACCGCAAAAAGGTCGTATATCTGGTCAAGAGTCTTGTCCTGATTAACCATTTTCTTATATATGCTGAAAAAATGCTTTACTCTTCCGTCTATGGTGTAATTTATTCCGGTTGTAGAGAGTTTTTCCTTGACTTCTGCCACAATTTCTTTTACAAAATTCTCCCTTGCCTCTTTACCAAGAGTAAGGTCATGCTCCAATTTATGGTACACATCAGGCTGGAGGTACATAAGTGATAAATCATCAAGTTCTACTTTAATCTTGGAAATACCGAGTCTCTGTGCTATAGGAGAGTATATTTCCATGGTTTCTCTTGACTTTTCTATCTGTTTCTCAGGCTTCTGGTACTGCATCGTCCTCATATTATGAAGTCTGTCGGCAAGTTTTATAAGGATTACTCGTATATCCTTTGCCATGGCAAGAAACATTTTTCTTAAATTCTCTGCCTGGATTTCTATCTTATCATGCTCATAGTTTAACTGGGTTAATTTGGTAACTCCATCTACAAGAAGTGCAACTTCTTCGCCGAATTCACGGCTTATATCTTCATAAGTTACTTCTGTATCTTCTATAACATCATGAAGTATTCCTGCTATAATTGTCTCTTTATCAAGCTCAAGCTGTGCAAGTATGATAGCCACACAAAGAGGATGGATTATATATGGTTCTCCCGATTTACGTTTCTGACCGCTGTGAGCTTTATCCGCAACCTTGTATGCCTTTTCGATAAGGCTTAAATCCGTGGATGGGTGATAATCAAGAATACTTTTTTTCAATATCTCAAACAATTCCGAAGGAACATTGGTCTGAGGTGGTGTTAATGGTCTTTCTTCAATTTTTCTTCTCTGTCTGTATTCTTCCTCAGGCATATAAGTACCTCCTGTTCTATTATATGATGCCCGTATTAAAGCAGTAACACGTCCGCCGAAATTATTTTCCCGGATATATTATAACCGAATCAACATCATATCCGGCAAGTTTTTTACGTCCTTCAAGTCCTGCAAGTTCCATAAGGAAAATAACTTTCACTACTTTTCCTCCAAGTTCTTCAACAAGCTTTATTATTGCTTCTGTTGTTCCTCCTGTTGCAATAAGGTCATCAACTATGACAACCTTCTGTCCGGGCTTAATGGCATCCTTATGCATCTCTATTGTTGCTGTGCCATATTCAAGGTCATAAGTTGCCTCTACAGTCTCACATGGAAGCTTTCCTTTTTTTCTTACAGGTACAAACGCCTTATGGTTAACATAAGCGATAGGTGTTCCGAAAATAAAACCTCTGGATTCAGGTCCTACCACCACATCATAATCAACATCTTTAACAAGGTCGTTAAGACCGTTAATCGCGAGCTGTAATCCTTCAGGGTCCTGCATTACGCTGGTTACATCACGAAACATAATTCCCTTCTCAGGAAAATCAGGAATTGTTCTTACATAATCTTCAACTTTTTTCATTATCTGTGCCTCCATGTTAAATATCTTCTTCTATTCTATACCCTGTAATGCAAATCTGCAATTTTTTATTTCCGCGAAATTCATTAATTTCAGGATAATATGTACAGGAAATTCTTTTATTATTAATAAATGCCTCGTTAAGTCCGTCACAATTATTAAAACACATCGCAAAAATGGACATTCCGTTATTTTTTTTAAGCTCCATTTTAGCAAATTTTCCATCCCTTCCAATCCGCATAAATGAAACAATTATAAGATTCTTGTCTGCAAATACAGGCTTTTCGTTGCCCTTGCCGTAAGGTTCAAGCAACGAAAGTTCGTTAATAATATCTTCGTTTATGTATTCAAGCGGCATAGGGACATCTATCCATACTTTTTCCGTAAGGTCATCCTTTGTAAGATTACTGTGCTCATTGAGATATTTCCTCAATTCTTCGATATTTTCTTCTTTAAGTGACATTCCTGCCGCAAGGGGATGTCCTCCGAATTTGGTGAGGAGATGACTGCATTCACATAATTTTTCAAAAATATTATAGCTTTCTATTGATCTTGCCGAGCCTTTTACTCCATCTTCTCCTTTGGTCAGTACAATAACCGGCTTGTAATATTTTTCTCTTATTCTTCCGGCAACAATTCCTGCTATGCTTTCATGACAGTCAGGTAAATATATTACAAGAACGGTATCATCTGTGTAATTCTCATCAACAATTTTTTCTGCCAGTATTACTGCCGCCGCTGTCAGTGATTTACGTTCTTCATTTAAGGATACAAGGTCGCCTGCAAGTCTTTCTGCTTCATATTTGTCCTTTGAAAGAAGCATTTTCAACGCTCTTTTTGCCGTATCAAGTCTTCCGCTGGCATTAAGACATGGTCCTATTATGAATCCTATATGATATGCACATATTTCTTTATCATCAAGTCCATTAATTACCGTAAGGGCTCTCAGTCCATAATTGTCTGTCTCTTTGAACTGTTTAAGTCCTTCTTTTACGAATATCCTGTTCTCATCCTTTAAGTCAACTACGTCACCAACGGTTGCTATTCCCGCAAAAACAAGGAATTCCCTTTCTTTTCCTTCGTTGCCTGTGCGTTTGAAAAGTTCCTGCATAAGCTTATATGCCACGCCTGCCCCGCAGAGAAAACTGCAAGGATAACTGCAGTCTGACTGTTTCGGATTCACTATGGCATCCGCCTCCGGAAGAATATATGTCTTCTTACCATCGATTTCTTCATATCTTATATCATGGTGGTCGGTTACAATAACGGTAAATCCAAGTGATCTGGCATATCTTACCTGTTCTGTGGCAGCTATTCCGTTATCACATGTGAGGATTACTTCCCTGCCGTCATCATACGCCTGTTTAATAAGGTTCTCGTTAATTCCATAACCATCTTTTATTCTGTCCGGAACTTCATAATCCACATCTGCACCTAAAAATAAAAGTCCCTTAAACAAGATATAGATGGAACAAATTCCATCTATATCATAATCACCTATTATGCGAATTTTTCGCTTGTTTTTTATAGTGTCAAGAAGGATATCCACAGCTTTTCCCATATCTTTCATAAGCATAGGGTCATACATGGAATCAACGCTGCCATTAAGATAGCTGTCCATGGCTGCATCGCCTTCTATATCCCGGTTGCGGATTACTCTTGCTATTACCTGATCTATTCCATATTTTTTACCTATGGCACTAAAATCAGCTTTTTTTGAATAAATTCGCCATTCCTGCATTTATTTATTTTCCTTCTTAAGAGCTCTCTTATACGAAGATTTCTTCATCATAAACCATAATGCGCCTGTTATACATACAGATGAGTAACCACCTGCAAGTATACCTACCATAATTGGTGCAGCAAATTCTCTTATTGATGATACGCCTAAAATGTAAAGCATCAATACCATAATAAATGTCGTAAGCGATGTATTAATACTTCTCGAAAGGGTTGATGTAATACTGCTGTTTACAACCTCTGATAATGTTGACTTTGTCATAATCTTCATATTCTCACGGATACGGTCAAAGATAACAATTGTTGCGTTGATTGAGTAACCTACAATCGTAAGCATACATGCTATAAATGTATTTCCAACCGGTATTCTTGAAATTATATAGAATGTAATAACAATTAATACATCGTGAATTAATGCAATAATTGCACTTGTTGCAAATTTTACATCCCTGAATCTTATCCAGATATAAATAAGCATACATATTGTTGCCACAATAACGGCTATAATCGCATCTCTTCTCATCTCTGAGCTTATTGTTGCTGAAATCTTTTCTGAACTTAATTTGTCAGGATTGGTTACATCCACATTATATTTATCTTTTAATAAGCTGTAGAATGAATTCTGCTGTTTTTCTGTGAGCCATTTAGTCTTAAATATTACCTGATTGGTTCCTTTTACAGCCTGCTGCTGTACCGTCGAAAGACCTGTTGCCTTCTTAATTTCCGGAATTATCTCTTTTTCTACTTCATCAAGTGTATATTCTTTATCAAAATTTACAGTTGTTGATGTTCCGCCTGAAAACTCAAGGTCAAGATTAAAGCTTCCGTTACCCTTTACTCCGTTAATTGTCGCAAAAGCAACACCCGTTGCAATAACAAGAGCTGAAATTGATATAAAAATCTTTCTCTTTGATACAAAGTTGACACTTGCTCTTTCCTTGTGGATTCCGTACATTTTTTCCTTATTACATCCAAGATGATAAAGAAGAAGTAATACCCACCTTGCCACAACAAGGGATGTAAACATTGAAAGTGCTATACCTATACCAAGTGTTAATGCAAATCCCTTAACAGGACCGGAACCGATTATTCCAAGTACAATTGCTGCAATAAGTGTTGTAACGTTACCATCAATGATTGCAGAAAGTGCCTTTTTAAAACCTGTTGCAATTGCTGACCTTACAGATACGCCTCTTGCCAGTTCCTCACTTATTCGGGCATTAATGATTACGTTGGCATCCACCGCCATACCTATACCAAGAATAATACCTGCTATACCAGGTAATGTTAATGTAAAGTTAAATACATTAAGGATAAGAAGCATACCTGCTGTATAAGCAATTAATGCAAAGTTAGCTGCAAGACCAGGGATCTTATAGTAAGCTATCATAAATATGAAAAGCAATACAAAACCGATTATACCGGCTTTAACACTTGTGCTTATTGCTTCCTGTCCAAGTGTAGCACCAACAACCTGTGATGATACTTCTTCAAGTTCTACAGGAAGGGCACCGATACGGATTGCAGAAGCAAGATTCTTTGCTTCCTCAATATCTGCCATTCCTTCAATTACACCTTCACCATCGGTAATTGCGCTGTTAACTTTAGGAACGCTGATGAATTCTCCGTCATAATACACACCTATTGACCACTTCTTAGAAGCAGCCTTTGTTGTAGCTTCCTTAAACTTAGCAGCACCTTCTTCAGTAAGTGCAAAACTTACTACGGCCTGTTTGCTTCCTGATGAATTCTGCTGGTATACACCCTGTGCATCCTTTATATCCTCACCCGTAAGGATAATTGTTCCGTCTGCTTTGATTTCATCAAGGGTCTTGTTAAGTTTTGTAACAAGTGCAAGATTGCCTGATGCATCAACCGCATACTGTGATGTATAGTTGGCTGTTTTGTCGTCTGATGCGTACTGGTTAATAAAATATAACGCACCGGGCTTACCAAGTTCTTCAAGAATAGTCTGGGCATCATCAGCACCCGGAATCTCTATTGTAACTCTGTTACTTCCTTCCTTGTATACCTGTGCTCCGTCATATTCCTCTACTCTTTTAACCATCTTGTATACTACGTCGTTCATATCCTGTGAAGATACTTCTCCCACAGCCTGATATGTAACACTTACACCACCATTAAGATCAAGTCCTAAAGTGATATTTCTGGCACTGCCCTTATGTCCGTTGCCGAATCCACACAACACTGTGTATCCGGCGAGTACAAATGCACCGAGCAATGCTACTGTTGCAACTATTTTCTGCCAAATTTTCATTTTGTCTTTTACCGTTTACGGCTATATTACATTGGGTGAGCCGTTTACGGTTTGCCTCCTTATATTTTTTCACCCTTAATTAACAATGCACTTCTATATTACCGTAATCTGCTGCCTCAACGCCTTCATCCGCAAGTGCACATTTAATCATAACTGCACATTCAACTCTCTTACGCTGAAGCTTGCATCCAATATCATACGGATTATTTATATCGTGATTGAAATTATACGCATTAGCTGCGCAGCCGCCACTGCAGTAGAACTTACAGAAGCAGTCCTTGCATTTATCCTTTGAATAAACATTGCTTTCATTAAACATATGGCGTATGTCAGGAGTCTTGATTCCTTCATATACATTACCCATAATAAACTCTTCATGACCTACAAACTGATGGCATGGGTAAAAATCACCCCATGGTGTCACGGCAAGATATTCAGTACCGCAGCCGCAGCCTGATAATCTCTTATATACACACGGACCACCTGTTAAATCCACCATGAAGTGGAAGAAATTAAATCCTCTGCCTTCCTTCTCGCGCTTAATCATCTCAACCGCAAGCTTATCATATTCTTCATATATCTTAGGAAGATCTTCTTCCCTTAATGCATAGTCTTCACTTTCATCAGCAACTACAGGTTCAACCGATATCTGCTTATATCCTAAATCAGCGAGGCTTAATACATCTTTGGAAAAATCAAGATTATTATGTGTAAAGGTACCTCTTACATAATAATTCATCTGATTTCTTGAATCGGCAATCTTCTTGAACTTAGGCATTATAAGGTCATAACTTCCCTGACCGTTTCTGAAAGGTCTCATCATATCGTGGACTTCCTTACGTCCGTCCACACTGAGCACTACATTGCCGCATTCTTTATTTACAAATTCCTGTACTTCATCATTAAGAAGTACACCGTTGGTTGTCATTGTAAATCTGAAAAGCTTATCATGTTCTTTCTCAAGCTGTCTTCCGTATTCAACAATTTCTTTAACAACACCGAAATTCATAAGAGGCTCTCCGCCAAAGAAATCCACTTCAAGGTTGCGTCTTTTGCCTGAATTGGCAACAAGGAAATCCAGTGCTTTCTTTCCGACTTCCGCTGACATTAAAGCCCTTCTTCCATGATATTCGCCTTCTTCCGCAAAACAATACTTGCATGCAAGGTTACAATCATGGGCTATATGTAAACACATAGCTTTAACGATTCCTGACTGTTCTTTTTCCTTTGTAAACTTATCTATATAATCTTCGTAAATATCTTCTGTAAAAAGAACTTCTTCTCTCTTAAGTTCTTCTATTTCCGCACAGGCTTCCAGAATATCTTCTTCCTTATATCTGTCACCCAGCTTCTTAACTAT
Proteins encoded:
- a CDS encoding protein translocase subunit SecDF translates to MKIWQKIVATVALLGAFVLAGYTVLCGFGNGHKGSARNITLGLDLNGGVSVTYQAVGEVSSQDMNDVVYKMVKRVEEYDGAQVYKEGSNRVTIEIPGADDAQTILEELGKPGALYFINQYASDDKTANYTSQYAVDASGNLALVTKLNKTLDEIKADGTIILTGEDIKDAQGVYQQNSSGSKQAVVSFALTEEGAAKFKEATTKAASKKWSIGVYYDGEFISVPKVNSAITDGEGVIEGMADIEEAKNLASAIRIGALPVELEEVSSQVVGATLGQEAISTSVKAGIIGFVLLFIFMIAYYKIPGLAANFALIAYTAGMLLILNVFNFTLTLPGIAGIILGIGMAVDANVIINARISEELARGVSVRSAIATGFKKALSAIIDGNVTTLIAAIVLGIIGSGPVKGFALTLGIGIALSMFTSLVVARWVLLLLYHLGCNKEKMYGIHKERASVNFVSKRKIFISISALVIATGVAFATINGVKGNGSFNLDLEFSGGTSTTVNFDKEYTLDEVEKEIIPEIKKATGLSTVQQQAVKGTNQVIFKTKWLTEKQQNSFYSLLKDKYNVDVTNPDKLSSEKISATISSEMRRDAIIAVIVATICMLIYIWIRFRDVKFATSAIIALIHDVLIVITFYIISRIPVGNTFIACMLTIVGYSINATIVIFDRIRENMKIMTKSTLSEVVNSSITSTLSRSINTSLTTFIMVLMLYILGVSSIREFAAPIMVGILAGGYSSVCITGALWFMMKKSSYKRALKKENK
- the scfB gene encoding thioether cross-link-forming SCIFF peptide maturase, coding for MIHQYKNNGYNIVLDVNSGSVHVVDDIVYDIIPLYEDNDTEEIVKKLGDRYKEEDILEACAEIEELKREEVLFTEDIYEDYIDKFTKEKEQSGIVKAMCLHIAHDCNLACKYCFAEEGEYHGRRALMSAEVGKKALDFLVANSGKRRNLEVDFFGGEPLMNFGVVKEIVEYGRQLEKEHDKLFRFTMTTNGVLLNDEVQEFVNKECGNVVLSVDGRKEVHDMMRPFRNGQGSYDLIMPKFKKIADSRNQMNYYVRGTFTHNNLDFSKDVLSLADLGYKQISVEPVVADESEDYALREEDLPKIYEEYDKLAVEMIKREKEGRGFNFFHFMVDLTGGPCVYKRLSGCGCGTEYLAVTPWGDFYPCHQFVGHEEFIMGNVYEGIKTPDIRHMFNESNVYSKDKCKDCFCKFYCSGGCAANAYNFNHDINNPYDIGCKLQRKRVECAVMIKCALADEGVEAADYGNIEVHC